A single genomic interval of Saccharospirillum mangrovi harbors:
- a CDS encoding STAS domain-containing protein, translated as MVSYQVVENVSRVLIEGDMTIYTASEIKTPLWEAVQAAPVVEVDLSQVAELDSAGLQLLVLIKKHLPDGSKVTFVNHSQVVIDVIELMQLAAYFNDPLVLSGRSTLN; from the coding sequence ATGGTGTCCTATCAAGTTGTCGAAAACGTCAGTCGCGTACTGATTGAAGGCGATATGACGATCTATACCGCCAGTGAAATAAAAACACCCCTGTGGGAAGCCGTGCAGGCGGCGCCTGTTGTAGAAGTGGACCTGAGCCAGGTGGCGGAACTTGATAGCGCCGGCCTGCAATTGCTGGTGCTGATCAAAAAACATCTGCCCGACGGCAGCAAGGTGACATTCGTCAATCACAGTCAGGTGGTTATCGACGTCATCGAGCTGATGCAACTGGCGGCTTATTTCAACGACCCCCTGGTGTTGTCGGGTCGGTCGACATTGAACTGA
- a CDS encoding response regulator: MSKIILVVDDSASLRQVVCTALRDEGYQTVEASDGKDALSKLEGQRINLVISDVNMPNMDGITFLKELKQLPNYKFTPVIMLTTESQESKKAEGKAAGAKAWVVKPFQPQQLITAVNKLIS; encoded by the coding sequence ATGAGTAAGATCATTCTCGTAGTCGATGATTCCGCATCTTTGCGTCAAGTTGTATGTACCGCCTTGCGCGATGAAGGTTACCAAACCGTTGAAGCCAGCGATGGCAAAGACGCCTTGAGTAAGTTGGAAGGTCAGCGCATTAATTTAGTCATCAGTGACGTCAACATGCCCAACATGGATGGCATCACTTTCCTCAAAGAACTCAAGCAGTTGCCCAATTACAAATTCACCCCGGTGATCATGCTGACCACCGAATCGCAGGAAAGCAAAAAAGCCGAGGGCAAGGCTGCCGGAGCAAAAGCCTGGGTCGTTAAACCGTTTCAGCCACAGCAATTAATTACCGCAGTGAATAAATTAATTAGCTGA
- a CDS encoding methyl-accepting chemotaxis protein: protein MAAVIASLPVWKRHIETAEKQTETAVRSLSETFSSLARRLSQTTASSNDSGDQKSMMQAFGNSQNELTRVMQGLKQTEHTRTEIRAGVQALTGYTQELSELAKEVVGIADQTNLLALNAAIESARAGEAGRGFSVVADEVRKLAQRSRETAENMSAKVNAANADIHETYSLAETLMRTEADAQERAQRELSGVLTSLSAMARDMDASSEQLREEAVRTRADIDQVLVELQFQDRTSQILNQVGNTLLELEDRLKNLDDESVQQELQVDRWLEKMANGYAMFEQHLNHEGNAAKRSAAEDGDITFF from the coding sequence TTGGCCGCTGTAATAGCGTCGTTGCCGGTATGGAAACGTCACATTGAAACAGCCGAAAAACAAACCGAAACCGCTGTCCGAAGTTTGTCGGAAACGTTCAGCAGTCTGGCGCGCCGCCTGAGCCAAACCACAGCCAGCAGTAACGATTCCGGCGACCAGAAATCCATGATGCAGGCCTTTGGCAACAGCCAGAATGAATTAACGCGAGTGATGCAGGGGCTCAAGCAAACCGAGCATACCCGGACAGAAATTCGTGCCGGTGTTCAGGCGTTGACGGGCTACACCCAAGAGCTCAGCGAGCTGGCAAAAGAAGTGGTGGGTATCGCCGATCAAACCAATTTACTGGCGTTAAATGCGGCCATTGAATCGGCGCGTGCCGGCGAAGCCGGGCGAGGTTTTTCGGTGGTCGCTGACGAGGTTCGCAAGCTGGCGCAGCGGTCGCGGGAAACCGCAGAAAATATGTCCGCCAAGGTCAACGCTGCCAACGCCGATATTCACGAAACCTACTCGCTGGCTGAAACCTTGATGCGTACCGAAGCCGATGCGCAGGAGCGCGCGCAACGGGAGCTTTCGGGTGTGCTGACCTCGTTGTCGGCTATGGCGCGTGATATGGACGCATCCAGCGAACAATTGCGTGAAGAGGCGGTGCGCACTCGCGCGGATATCGATCAGGTTTTGGTTGAACTGCAATTCCAGGATCGCACCAGTCAGATTCTGAATCAGGTCGGTAATACGCTGTTGGAATTAGAAGACAGACTGAAAAATCTGGACGATGAAAGCGTTCAGCAGGAACTGCAAGTGGACCGTTGGCTGGAAAAAATGGCCAATGGTTATGCGATGTTTGAGCAACATCTGAATCATGAAGGCAATGCGGCCAAAAGGTCGGCAGCCGAAGACGGTGACATCACCTTTTTTTAA